In the Kaistella sp. 97-N-M2 genome, one interval contains:
- a CDS encoding 5-(carboxyamino)imidazole ribonucleotide synthase, producing the protein MKIGILGGGQLGRMLIQDALNYDDEFYILDPNADCSCANISFFTQGNFNDKQTVIDFGKDKDVVSIEIEHVNVEGLEALEKQGVKVIPTSNIIKIIQQKILQKQFYEEHQIPSPPFQIILSKEEEIIMDFPFVQKLNTGGYDGKGVQIIRDENDFNNLWDEPSVLENLVDIDKELSLIIAKNESGEIKSFPVTEMVADPKLNLLDFNICPAQISKEVQIQIDAIAEKFMNAANSEGLFAIELFLDKDGKVWVNETAPRLHNSGHQSQEGNVNSQFEQFYRVLKNLPLANTESCGFSGMLNLVGEENFSGKVKYEGLTDVLQLSNTYVHLYGKTQTKPGRKMGHINVVANSREDLLEQLISIKSLVKVVAAP; encoded by the coding sequence ATGAAAATTGGAATTTTAGGCGGCGGACAACTTGGCAGAATGTTAATTCAGGATGCCTTAAATTATGATGACGAATTTTACATCCTCGATCCTAACGCAGACTGTTCCTGCGCCAATATTTCTTTTTTCACGCAGGGAAACTTCAACGATAAACAAACCGTAATCGATTTTGGTAAAGACAAAGACGTCGTATCCATCGAGATTGAGCACGTGAATGTTGAAGGTCTGGAAGCGCTGGAAAAGCAGGGCGTAAAAGTAATTCCGACTTCAAATATCATTAAAATTATTCAGCAGAAAATTTTGCAGAAACAGTTTTACGAAGAACACCAAATCCCCAGTCCGCCTTTCCAGATCATTCTTTCCAAAGAAGAGGAAATTATAATGGATTTTCCGTTCGTTCAGAAATTGAATACCGGCGGTTACGACGGAAAAGGCGTTCAGATTATTCGCGATGAAAACGATTTTAATAATTTGTGGGACGAGCCTTCCGTTCTCGAAAATTTAGTGGACATCGACAAAGAACTTTCTCTGATTATTGCGAAAAACGAAAGCGGCGAGATCAAAAGTTTTCCCGTCACCGAAATGGTTGCAGATCCGAAATTAAATCTTCTCGACTTTAATATTTGTCCGGCTCAGATTTCGAAAGAAGTTCAAATTCAAATCGATGCGATTGCGGAAAAATTTATGAATGCTGCCAATTCCGAAGGTTTGTTTGCCATCGAACTTTTTTTAGATAAAGACGGAAAAGTTTGGGTGAACGAAACGGCGCCGCGACTGCACAATTCCGGACATCAGTCGCAGGAAGGTAATGTCAATTCTCAATTCGAGCAGTTTTACCGGGTGTTGAAAAATTTACCTTTGGCCAATACCGAAAGTTGTGGTTTTTCCGGCATGTTGAATCTGGTGGGCGAAGAAAATTTTAGTGGAAAAGTAAAATACGAAGGTTTAACCGACGTTCTTCAATTATCCAATACCTACGTTCATTTGTACGGCAAAACTCAGACAAAACCCGGCCGAAAAATGGGTCACATTAATGTGGTGGCCAATTCCCGCGAGGATCTTTTAGAGCAATTAATTAGCATTAAATCATTAGTGAAAGTGGTCGCAGCTCCATGA
- a CDS encoding DUF1543 domain-containing protein, producing the protein MKLYYVVLGATPKGRNTEQHDVFFGIAESLKELVPDMKRFWPEAKGKIHIDCYQEVRFVDGFEIRIVEKSPEISDNHLFFINLGGYEAGRFEELHQQYLMVDQSMSKIIKRVKKTEFYKTKGFPEAVSHIDDKYAVDIDDIFKVDDILPLEMKEKFSLVLEKTDVENQENFTHIGYLKISKLK; encoded by the coding sequence ATGAAATTATACTACGTTGTTCTCGGCGCCACGCCGAAAGGCAGAAATACGGAGCAGCACGATGTTTTCTTCGGCATCGCGGAGTCGCTGAAGGAACTTGTTCCCGATATGAAGCGCTTTTGGCCGGAAGCGAAAGGTAAAATCCATATCGACTGTTATCAGGAAGTGCGGTTTGTGGATGGTTTTGAAATCAGAATCGTAGAAAAATCGCCGGAAATTTCAGACAATCACCTTTTCTTTATCAATTTGGGCGGCTATGAAGCGGGCAGATTTGAGGAACTTCATCAACAGTATTTAATGGTCGATCAATCGATGTCTAAAATCATCAAACGCGTAAAAAAAACCGAATTTTACAAGACAAAGGGTTTTCCCGAGGCAGTAAGCCACATCGACGATAAATACGCGGTCGACATTGATGATATTTTTAAAGTAGATGACATTCTACCCTTAGAAATGAAGGAAAAATTTTCCCTCGTTCTCGAAAAAACAGATGTTGAAAATCAGGAAAATTTTACGCACATCGGATATTTAAAAATCAGTAAATTAAAATAA
- a CDS encoding sulfite exporter TauE/SafE family protein — protein sequence MSEILILFFGAVSAGLLGSLTGLGGGVVIIPLLTLGFGVPMHYAIGASLISVIGTSSGSAAAFVKEGFTNVRIGMFLEIATTTGAIVGALISGLLNPNTIGIIFASILILTVILNLRKKPDHQEPLIEGTLEHRLQLFGTFPDKGVMKAYSARNTVSGFFMMAFAGIMSGLLGIGSGALKVLAMDNLMKLPFKVSTTTSNFMIGVTAVASSLIYFQRGEIIPVIVAPVLIGVVLGSFIGSKTLMVSKTKKLKVVFAVVVSILSIYMMYNGIQQNFK from the coding sequence ATGTCGGAAATATTAATTCTGTTCTTTGGCGCCGTGTCTGCGGGATTGTTAGGATCTTTAACGGGACTTGGCGGCGGTGTAGTTATCATTCCCTTATTAACTTTAGGTTTCGGTGTACCGATGCATTATGCGATCGGCGCCTCACTCATTTCGGTTATCGGCACATCGTCGGGGTCGGCAGCGGCCTTTGTGAAGGAGGGATTTACGAACGTCCGCATCGGAATGTTTCTGGAAATCGCAACCACTACCGGCGCAATCGTGGGCGCTTTAATTTCCGGCCTTCTCAATCCGAACACTATTGGAATTATCTTCGCGAGCATCTTAATCCTTACCGTTATTTTAAATCTGCGAAAAAAGCCGGACCATCAGGAACCGCTGATTGAAGGAACTTTGGAACACCGTCTGCAGCTTTTCGGGACTTTTCCGGATAAAGGCGTGATGAAGGCCTACTCTGCACGCAACACTGTTTCGGGATTTTTTATGATGGCGTTTGCGGGCATTATGTCTGGGCTTCTTGGCATTGGATCCGGCGCTTTGAAAGTTTTGGCCATGGATAATTTGATGAAACTTCCTTTTAAAGTTTCCACGACGACGAGTAATTTTATGATCGGCGTTACGGCCGTGGCGAGTTCGCTTATCTATTTTCAGCGCGGCGAGATTATTCCCGTCATCGTTGCACCCGTTTTAATTGGGGTGGTTTTGGGCAGTTTTATCGGGTCGAAAACATTGATGGTTTCGAAGACCAAAAAACTCAAAGTGGTTTTTGCCGTGGTGGTTTCTATTTTGTCGATCTACATGATGTACAACGGAATTCAACAAAATTTTAAGTAA
- a CDS encoding DUF1634 domain-containing protein: MKRHFTDLDLNRSVGNLLRLGVILSVITSFVGFVKLFLEGFEMPKDYAALEIPEGTIWQSFWTSLLKFEGMAIIQLGILLLILTPLVRLLFALVGYLKEKDYTYVIVSVIVLGIMLVSFLMGFAH; the protein is encoded by the coding sequence ATGAAAAGACATTTTACAGATTTGGATCTCAACCGTTCCGTCGGAAATCTCCTTCGGTTAGGCGTTATTTTGTCGGTGATTACGTCTTTTGTTGGATTTGTTAAACTCTTTTTGGAAGGTTTCGAAATGCCGAAAGATTACGCGGCCCTCGAAATTCCGGAAGGTACGATCTGGCAGTCTTTCTGGACTTCTTTGCTTAAGTTTGAAGGTATGGCCATCATTCAGCTCGGAATTTTACTGCTGATCCTGACGCCGCTTGTACGACTTCTCTTCGCCCTTGTCGGGTACCTGAAAGAAAAAGATTACACCTACGTCATCGTTTCCGTGATCGTATTGGGGATTATGCTTGTAAGTTTCTTAATGGGTTTTGCGCATTAA
- a CDS encoding chorismate-binding protein, translating to MLYFRFPFSDQICTTTENSAEIPVSFVTFDQSENLDFSGKIVSISKEKFLASEISTLGLSTEVLEFKEENQVEYEQKLKNVIGFIKENDLSKLVISRRKLVKYEDSSINLSQTFLNLCEAYPNAFVYFFLKKGQCWLGAFSEVLGKFNKKNSQFETMSLAGTLPVAEVWTDKEIDEQKPVTGYIENILKNYSDSIEKSQTCDHFSGNIKHLRTDFKAKIQAEEVEKIIADLHPTPAVCGIPKDFCRDAIEKFEIHPRNLYAGYIRVETDDYIQYFVNLRCAEFFGNAALIYVGGGITAESSPQKEWQETELKADAVLKNIAFSK from the coding sequence ATGCTCTATTTCCGGTTTCCTTTTTCCGATCAGATCTGTACGACAACAGAAAATTCCGCCGAAATTCCGGTTTCGTTTGTTACTTTCGACCAGTCGGAAAACCTTGATTTTTCGGGAAAAATCGTCAGTATTTCGAAAGAAAAATTTTTAGCTTCAGAAATTTCTACCCTTGGTCTTTCAACAGAAGTGCTCGAATTTAAAGAGGAAAATCAAGTCGAATATGAACAGAAATTAAAAAATGTCATCGGTTTTATCAAAGAAAACGACCTTTCGAAACTCGTCATTTCGCGCCGAAAATTGGTGAAGTATGAGGATTCTTCCATTAATTTATCTCAAACTTTTCTCAATCTTTGTGAGGCCTATCCAAATGCTTTTGTGTATTTCTTTCTGAAAAAGGGGCAATGTTGGCTCGGTGCTTTTTCTGAAGTTTTAGGAAAATTCAATAAAAAAAATTCGCAGTTCGAAACCATGAGCCTGGCCGGAACGTTACCGGTAGCAGAAGTCTGGACCGACAAAGAGATCGACGAGCAAAAACCTGTAACCGGCTATATTGAGAATATTTTAAAAAATTATTCCGACAGCATTGAAAAGTCCCAAACCTGCGATCATTTTTCCGGAAACATTAAACATTTAAGAACCGATTTCAAAGCAAAGATCCAAGCAGAAGAGGTGGAAAAGATTATTGCGGACCTTCATCCGACGCCCGCTGTGTGTGGTATTCCGAAAGATTTTTGCCGGGATGCAATCGAGAAGTTTGAAATTCATCCGAGAAATTTATACGCAGGATATATTCGTGTGGAAACAGACGATTACATTCAGTATTTCGTGAATCTGCGTTGCGCTGAATTTTTTGGGAATGCAGCTTTAATTTATGTGGGTGGCGGAATTACGGCCGAAAGTTCGCCCCAAAAAGAATGGCAGGAAACCGAACTGAAAGCCGATGCTGTCTTAAAAAACATCGCCTTCTCAAAATAA
- a CDS encoding PaaI family thioesterase: protein MESREEILDRLNSWGGETLGKTLDIIFTDVTDESLTATMPVTPKVHQPYGILHGGASCVLAETLGSSLSVLHVDLQKFAPVGTNINSNHLRSKKSGIVTGTAKFIRKGRTMHVSEIEIRDEKGELINHTTMTNNIIPR, encoded by the coding sequence ATGGAAAGCAGAGAAGAGATTTTAGACCGATTAAACTCCTGGGGTGGCGAAACGCTGGGCAAAACTTTAGATATTATTTTTACCGATGTTACCGACGAGTCGTTGACGGCAACCATGCCCGTAACGCCGAAAGTTCATCAACCTTACGGGATTTTGCACGGCGGCGCCAGCTGCGTTTTGGCCGAAACCCTGGGCTCCAGCCTGTCGGTTTTGCACGTCGATCTACAGAAATTTGCGCCCGTGGGTACCAACATCAATTCGAATCATCTGCGAAGCAAAAAAAGCGGTATCGTTACCGGAACCGCAAAATTTATCAGAAAAGGCAGAACCATGCACGTTTCGGAGATTGAGATTCGCGACGAAAAAGGCGAACTCATTAATCATACGACGATGACGAACAATATTATCCCGCGCTGA
- a CDS encoding 1-acyl-sn-glycerol-3-phosphate acyltransferase, translated as MKKFFGKLILKLIGWKIILEGDVDNLDRCILVVAPHTANEEYLLGNLAYWALDKPLKVIIKDEHTRAWYGFVVKALGGIGIDRSKKNDLVKFVVDEFKKDSFSLVITPEGTRSRVPKWRKGFYHMALAAKVPIVVAAGDFKKKEIHLAYKISVEDLETRTYEDIMAEMEEYYKKITPKYPEKWNPKIY; from the coding sequence ATGAAAAAATTCTTCGGAAAATTAATTTTAAAACTGATCGGTTGGAAAATCATTTTGGAAGGCGACGTCGATAATCTCGACCGCTGTATTCTCGTTGTCGCACCACACACCGCCAATGAGGAATATCTTTTGGGAAATCTCGCTTACTGGGCACTGGACAAACCTTTGAAAGTGATCATCAAAGATGAACATACAAGAGCCTGGTACGGCTTTGTTGTAAAGGCACTGGGCGGAATCGGCATCGACCGTTCCAAGAAAAATGACCTCGTGAAATTTGTGGTTGATGAATTTAAGAAAGACAGTTTCAGTTTAGTCATCACGCCCGAAGGCACTAGAAGCCGCGTGCCGAAATGGCGAAAAGGCTTTTACCACATGGCTTTGGCGGCGAAAGTTCCGATTGTCGTGGCCGCCGGAGACTTTAAAAAGAAAGAGATTCATCTTGCGTATAAAATTTCGGTGGAAGATTTGGAAACGCGCACCTACGAGGATATTATGGCGGAAATGGAGGAGTATTACAAAAAAATAACACCGAAATATCCCGAAAAATGGAATCCAAAAATATATTAA
- a CDS encoding PspC domain-containing protein, which yields MNKTLSIGLAGFSFTIEEHAYIKLSDYLAALRSSLDANEADEVMHDIEIRMVEIFKDSLGKREVINDIDVERVISQIGRPEQIEEQEEAYFSEKTTKKDQRSSANYNGTKQLFRDPEKQKIAGVCAGLAHYVGMDISAMRAIWLGIAILGIFTAAISTTLIVLIYIILWAVLPQAETATDFLKMKGKPMNFDNLKNESNKLVQFANESTQRVGEIYTENKPYINTAGSGLWNVIKYLIGGIFALMAVGSIIGVFVLFGMFGIDSNFPGANEMKFYFDDDGLYNVLSALIIIGSLIPAILFTLLSIKIFSPKTKLRNIGWVIGALFVTLMALGAYFGVRMAGKEAFLKGDKEDTQNVDINTTSDSLYVDMKQVVIPQNFTAYDDDVFSDKKMVYEEDYPSVDVTRKSDITTPYLIIKKEGKGYNIPVQLEVPVEIQGNRILLPNFMKYPYEQRFRDYRVNYELVVPQKTQIFKVRDNVLHLEGDLNGDGNSDNDDDDSDRVSMNFGKNSIVATSGNKDSMIVNGKKVSKEVGQRMVDSMDVDFKDLKDVNISIKNGKKEISIKTN from the coding sequence ATGAACAAGACACTCTCAATAGGACTCGCCGGTTTCTCATTCACCATTGAGGAGCACGCATATATAAAACTCAGCGATTATCTTGCGGCACTGCGCAGCTCTTTGGATGCCAATGAGGCCGACGAAGTAATGCACGATATCGAAATCCGAATGGTGGAAATCTTTAAAGATTCTTTAGGAAAACGGGAAGTCATCAACGACATTGATGTGGAAAGAGTTATTTCTCAGATAGGACGGCCCGAACAGATCGAGGAACAGGAAGAAGCTTATTTTTCCGAAAAAACCACCAAAAAAGACCAACGCAGTTCCGCGAACTATAACGGCACCAAACAGCTTTTCCGCGATCCGGAAAAACAGAAGATCGCCGGAGTTTGCGCAGGTTTAGCGCATTATGTAGGAATGGACATCAGTGCCATGCGCGCCATTTGGTTAGGCATCGCGATTTTAGGCATATTTACTGCCGCGATTTCTACAACACTAATCGTATTGATTTACATTATTCTTTGGGCGGTTTTGCCCCAGGCAGAAACAGCTACGGACTTTTTGAAAATGAAAGGGAAACCCATGAATTTCGATAACCTGAAAAACGAATCCAATAAACTGGTTCAGTTCGCAAACGAATCTACACAAAGAGTCGGCGAAATCTACACCGAAAACAAACCTTACATCAACACTGCCGGCAGCGGACTTTGGAATGTCATCAAATATCTGATTGGTGGAATTTTTGCCCTGATGGCAGTAGGCAGCATCATCGGCGTGTTTGTGCTCTTTGGAATGTTTGGGATCGACTCCAATTTTCCCGGCGCGAACGAAATGAAATTTTATTTTGATGACGATGGATTATACAACGTTTTATCGGCCCTCATCATTATCGGATCGTTAATTCCGGCCATCCTTTTCACTTTGTTAAGCATCAAAATTTTCTCCCCGAAAACCAAACTTAGAAATATTGGGTGGGTGATCGGTGCTTTATTTGTTACACTGATGGCGCTTGGGGCATATTTTGGGGTACGCATGGCAGGAAAAGAAGCCTTTCTGAAAGGTGATAAAGAAGATACGCAAAATGTGGACATCAACACAACTTCCGACAGTCTGTACGTCGATATGAAACAGGTGGTTATTCCGCAAAATTTCACGGCTTATGACGACGATGTTTTTTCCGATAAGAAAATGGTTTACGAAGAAGATTATCCGTCTGTAGACGTAACCAGAAAATCCGACATTACCACGCCTTATTTAATCATTAAAAAAGAAGGAAAAGGATATAATATTCCCGTTCAGCTGGAAGTTCCGGTAGAAATTCAGGGAAATAGAATCCTGCTTCCAAATTTTATGAAGTATCCATACGAGCAGCGATTCCGGGATTACCGCGTGAATTATGAACTGGTAGTGCCGCAAAAAACCCAGATTTTTAAAGTTAGAGATAACGTTCTGCATTTGGAAGGCGATCTGAACGGCGACGGAAACAGCGATAATGACGACGATGACAGCGACCGCGTGAGCATGAACTTTGGGAAAAACTCCATTGTGGCGACTTCCGGAAATAAAGATTCCATGATCGTTAACGGTAAAAAGGTTTCCAAAGAAGTGGGCCAAAGAATGGTCGATTCCATGGATGTTGATTTTAAAGATCTGAAAGACGTGAACATCTCCATTAAAAACGGTAAAAAGGAAATTTCCATCAAAACCAACTAA
- a CDS encoding PadR family transcriptional regulator — MNTENTKAQMRKGILEFCILSLIEQREMYVSDLIDELKKGKLDVVEGTLYPLLTRLKNGEFLSYRWEESTGGPPRKYYQITEKGKLFLAELRTTWNELTDSVNQITKNINPSNAPESTFQPNP, encoded by the coding sequence ATGAACACAGAAAACACCAAAGCGCAAATGCGAAAAGGCATTCTGGAATTCTGTATTTTGAGTTTAATTGAGCAGAGAGAAATGTATGTTTCGGATCTGATTGACGAACTGAAAAAAGGAAAACTGGATGTGGTGGAAGGAACACTTTATCCGCTCCTCACCAGACTGAAAAATGGCGAATTCCTTTCTTACCGTTGGGAAGAATCCACGGGCGGACCGCCGCGAAAATATTACCAGATCACCGAAAAAGGCAAGTTGTTTCTCGCCGAACTTCGCACCACCTGGAACGAGCTTACCGATTCGGTCAACCAAATAACTAAAAACATTAACCCTTCGAACGCGCCCGAAAGCACGTTTCAACCAAATCCTTAA
- a CDS encoding chaperone modulator CbpM has product MSERISREELVKIYDIEITFFDSLEESGLLKTEKIDEVKYLLYDELPAFERFANWHYDLEVNLPGMEIIHDLLEKMEVLREENRKLSRFAALGGNL; this is encoded by the coding sequence ATGAGTGAAAGAATATCCCGCGAAGAACTTGTGAAAATTTACGATATAGAAATCACTTTTTTCGATTCTCTGGAAGAATCGGGATTGCTGAAAACGGAGAAAATCGATGAGGTGAAATATCTGCTCTACGACGAGCTGCCGGCTTTCGAACGGTTCGCAAACTGGCATTACGATTTAGAGGTTAATTTACCCGGCATGGAAATTATTCATGATCTTTTGGAAAAAATGGAGGTTCTGCGTGAAGAAAACCGAAAACTGTCGCGGTTTGCGGCGCTCGGCGGAAATCTTTAA